AAAGATGGAAAAAGTGATATTCAATAGGGACAGGATGAGGTGTAGGTTCATAAACATGGGAATACTCACAGGTAAAGGGTTGTCAATGGTGTTCTGCACAGCAGCAAACAGCCCTTCCTTCATCATACAGGTGAGACTGTAGAACTCATGCTGCTGGTCGATCTCAAACAGACCCAGAAGTTTCCATTGCTGCCTCAGTCCTCCCCACCGTCTCCTCTTCACTGAGCGACTGTGTCGGCTCACACTTGGCCCTGACATCTCCATCTACAACATACAGACATGTAGTTGATTATAGTACACCTACAAACAGTAGAAACCGCACACAGACAGATGATTTGTTTACTGACAGATCCCTTACGttttatcagtattttttttttttggtactcTATACTCATGTTATAATGACTGGGATTTGTCATCAACTGGTAAAGGTCTGTCTCCCTGACAACAGATCAACAAATCAAAATCTGTTTCGATTCAAGTGTCTTAAGGTCTTTATGTGGGGTCTCTCAGACAGGAAAATGATAAGTTATTTGAAATCCTTTATTAGTAGTGAATGTGGCACCATCACGAGAGAACAAAAGAGCCCCTGCGGCAGGTCACAGCGCAAATCTGACATGCCATCAGTTGCAATAAATGCACTGCTCCTTTAAGACACCTGTATTTTGTTTGCACACAAGGAAATCATAGTTGCTAACCACTGTAGACAATTTTGGCTCACACTTTTCAGCCTGTTTGGTTTGTTCTCCCAACTGTCATGTGCCTACAGTAAATGAGGTTTTCACCACTGTCCACTGAGTGCCAGAGAAATATTGAATCAGAAGTTATTTGTTTCCAGTGATGGTAATCAGCTGCTCTGTCTGAAGAAATTCAATTTTCCAATCTCGTTTCAGTTTTCCCCCCTTTGCCTGTGGCTTAAAAAGAACTCTGTCATCAGACCGTCATATGAAGGACAGAATTAAGAGAAAGCCAAGCCagaaataatgtatatttttataattgagAATCGGACAAGGCCAGTAGCCTATTTGATGTACATTTTAACAAACCAGCCCATTTTAAAACAGGAAGAACCTAAGCTTATCGTTTCTTAACTGTTAGAGGAACTTGAGTTTATCTTCACTTcgataaaaaatgaaaaaacgaGGGCTTTCCgtctaaaaaaaaagatgtgtacATACCTCAGTGCGATTCATTATGGGGCCTCTAATACATGTCCTCGTCCGTGTGGGTCGTGGATGGGGAGATCAGCGCATTCTTTCTGTCCTCGCGTGACATGACATGGCCAGTGTGTGGATGAGCCGCTCGCGCTCGATCAGTCTCTCATCAGTGAGCGCGACTGCAGCGGCCCATCCCACAGCACAGACACACTGCTGCTCTCTTACTGAATACATGGACCAGGACTACTAACAGCCAAAGGCGCGCAGACCAGcagtatacacacatacatacacacacacacacacacacacacacatatatatatatatatatatatatatatatatatatatatatatatatacatcatagaatatgaatatataaagtATAACATACATTGTTCTATATGTTTGAATGTGCATATATACATAATCTAtacaatatttttcatattataaATACTAAGTAACTATCTCCATCTCATACAATTCTTTTAGTTTATGATGTATGACATGACACGCATTTAATGAGTTACacaggtgatgatgatgatgatagatagatagatagatagatagataatacatataaaacataaaacattataaaatgagtaagagaaaaataaacatgacatttactaagttttgaatatttttattatcttaatATGGGAttgtgtatggttttgcagaaaATTCTGTTTCTCATTCTTTTTAGATTATTGTCCTAGATTATTTTGCTGCTATATGAAGCAAGCACTCTAccttataaatgtttatttacaacataagagaacattttaaacaatccTCAAAttaaagcatgatttttttaaaaaaaaaatcccatattCCATATAGATGCCATCCAGATACAAAGTACACACATATCTTCCCTATGCTTTAGGTGCCGAAATTATGATCTCATTTGCCTTTATCTTCCTGACTATGGAAAGAATACTCCAAAGCTAAACATTTCACAAGTGTACTCTTAAGTCAAGGTTGTGGACACTGGATGTACAAAGCTCAAACATACAACTGTGTAACTACATGTTCAGTACTGATTTGGCTACTTAATAAACtctattttgttgtttattttaacaacCACCTGAACATGACTGGAATCCAGGAAAGCAGCTTCATGTGGCTGTGTACAGGAAGCGGTGCATGAGTGAAATCAACACAGTTCGTTCTTGTGACCAGATAAATCACAACAGCCTGAAGAGTCTTAATCAACTTTCTTAGGCTTCCGATTCTTCCATGTTATGACCCCTATGAAGGTGCCTGAAAAAATGAGGGTAAATTTGATCACTAGAGTAAACAGTGGAAGGGAAAAGAATTTCAATTTGAAGCTGTGCAAGATGATCACATCCatcatttttataaaatctATATGCAGATTTCATGAAAATGCAACACAATTTAAAAATTCATCCCATAATCTTGCATTCTAGTAAAGATTTTGTGGTTCAGTCTCATTCGCTCCCTTTTCCATGGAATTGGGGATTGAATAATTATGATGGCTGtattgttgaatttaattattaacatttttatgcttcttcttctttttttcctcttttttacGATGACATATGTCTTGCTATACTTACCAACAAAAAGTAAGAGGATTAATGCTGCAACTCCAGGAAGTATGACTGAATATTCTCGTGGAAGAAAATAGCTGTGGATCACATGGTCACTGTCTACGAAAGGCTGGAACAAGGGCAGAAGAGTTTGCATTAATGTTTGATTACTTCTATATTTTTTCATTAGCATAATGAACAAAGCATGTTATGGGTGTcctattacaaaaaaaaaaaaaaaaaaaaaaaaaccttaccaaGACTATGACCCAAATAGTGTAATACGTGAACAGTAACAGACTAAAGCCAACAAGTCCAAAGCCAACAGCTTGATCTGCTCCAGTTGCCTGAAAAGAAATCGTTTTTAGGGCTTGTCTCATATAAGTGCAAATGACATTTAATAAGTCTCATTTAAtctaaaatgttaatatataaaaagaaactaaaaaaaatatttatttttttgaggaattaacattttgacttttttttataaatgttttcagTACTCTACACTGCGAGAAATAAGTTCAAGTTCATCTTGCAAAaaagtggtgcagggatgacgtcAAAACCCGATACTTTAACGTCAACGTTTGGCTCTACAATGTAAACTGCACACACCAAATGTTCTTATTTAGTTACTTattagaaaaatacattttaaataaataaataaaaaacaaacaaataaataaacgttCATATCAGCTTCAAAATTCGCGTTTTCGATATGGACGTGTAATTTACGTTGTAGAGCAAAACGCTCAAGAAacgtcaagttatgtttaccacagaccgTATTTCACTCatagattaaaaataataataatcaaaaaaaaaaaacaccattataaaaacccataggaaaatctcgagGGAACCAGTGGCGAATTAGTCTTCCGGGGTTTGACGTCATCCCTGCACACACTTATGGTGTCGTGTTTATGAAGGGTATCTACTATATGCCTGGATCTCTATGGCAGGGCAAATTATACATTCAGCAGCTGTCATAAAgcaatgaacaaataaatgtaaacgaACAAATAAGAACTATTTTTGTATTAGTGAATTATGTGATCATACTACGGACTATACAGTGCGAAACTCTTGTGTAGCTTTATTCATCCCAGTTGCTAGAAAGCTAGACAGTCAACATCTAGAAACAATGCGGCGACCTATAAAGTGTAATATGGATCTGTATATGTGATATGGATATATAAATGAAAACGACAAAGACATAACACTTTTAGACCTATTTCAGTTCATCTTACCATTATGAACGTGCCACTTCCGCATGCAACCAAAATTTATGAAATCTACTTCCGGCTAACAACGGAAATCTTACTaggaaatgtagttttttttttttttttaatctcaccGTGGTATTTCTTATCGTTCACCACAAAAGGGCGCTCAAAGGCAAATAGTTACTGTTTAGAAGCCGTGCTAAGCGGGCGTCTCTCAAGCTGCCTGCAAATTATCAGGCGGtgtttatttcagatttttggaaatatatatttttaaatatgatattttgtAACAGAGAGGGGGATTGTTGTAACACAGGCTGAGTTAAGCCGTTATAAATGAGCTACAGTAGAATCATATAAAAGAGCATCATCCTCCTGTCGGATCAAGTTTCAAGACTATATATAAAAGAtgtttaatgacagaattggtATTTTCTGCGTCAGCGGGTTGTTATAATTATGTCAGAGGAAGTAAGTTTAGTAAACTAATtctaaaataattcattttataataattcaaaagtaaaataataattagctgGATGTTATTAAATAAGTCACACAAACAAAGATGCTGTATTATGATATCCAACATTATCTTTATTTCCCCAAAATAATACATATAGACAACCTCACCTGACAGTTACAAGAAACATTCACATTTGAGAGTAGAAATTCTGGTCCATCGTTAGAAAGTAACCTCTC
This Ctenopharyngodon idella isolate HZGC_01 chromosome 5, HZGC01, whole genome shotgun sequence DNA region includes the following protein-coding sequences:
- the dpm2 gene encoding dolichol phosphate-mannose biosynthesis regulatory protein; this encodes MATGADQAVGFGLVGFSLLLFTYYTIWVIVLPFVDSDHVIHSYFLPREYSVILPGVAALILLLFVGTFIGVITWKNRKPKKVD